DNA from Rosa rugosa chromosome 6, drRosRugo1.1, whole genome shotgun sequence:
GTTGTTTTGAAGGTGATTGATAATTAGTGTTAATTTTAAGAGTACTCTTTGTTTTATTGCTTTTATTTCACATgggcaatttttatttttttgctggGTTCTGCCGACGTGGTTGATTTGGGCTACATGGTGTCTTGATTATTCTATGCCCAAAGACAGCATGTAGTCTCAAAATTAGTTCTTTGGTAGGTTTGGTTCATGTGGTTAACTCCAAAGCCCAAACTTTAGACACCACCAACTTCCATGATGGAATCTAGAAAAGCCTCTTGCAAAGCACTAGATGTAATATGCTTTTCTTGTCCTTATTTTTCTTGCTTATGGCAAGTTTACGTTAGCAAATTAACTGTCGTATATTCTGATTCTCAAAGGACAAAAGTTTCTGTTGCAATACTTATTACCACTCCTCGTATCTCTTTTGCTGATAACTTTTGGATTTTTGAGCATATTGGTGGAATAACTGTTGAATTTTAGCAGGGAATATCGACGGACAGGATCATCGACGTTCGCCAACTATTATCAGTCAACACAGAAACTTGTAACATCACCAATTTTTCACTATCCCATGAGGTAGTTTCCACAACCCACATTGTCATTATTATCTTTCCTCACAATTCCAAATTTTCATTTGTGTGGAATCCAGAAAGGTGGAGTTATAATTATCCATGATTCGATTGGAGCAAATTGAACGTCATACAAGACATTTCATTGCCAAAAAAGTCTTCTATCTAACCATTAAAATCGTCCGACCCACCAATCACGTTAGAAAAAATTAAAGTTTTCTTTCTAAATATCACCAACAATTCATTCGATATTATATAAAATACTTTTGCAACTCTACTCCAATTATATATGTGTTGACATGTGATTCGTCAGACTCTTAAATAGTAGTAGTTCGACCGCCTGACTCAAGATCTTCTTATCTTCGCACTCGGCGTGTATTCCATCACCGAATCTAAAagaattcaaattttttttttggctgttTTAATATTCCTCGTGACATGTGGCTCAACGGTTAGCAGAATAAAAGCAACGTCCCATTTTCTATGACTCTACCAAAATATTAAAGTCAAACGACCATAAAATCATTGTCGTTCATTGCAGGTAAGAGGGAAACGTTTAAAAGATACGGTGGACGTCTCCGCACTCAAGCCATGCGTCATCACCTTGGTCGAAGGTAAATGCTCTAACCCAATACGGCACCGTTTTGGCTTTCTTCTACTTCATCCTCCTTGATAATTGATAAAGCTCACTGTTCAAATTTTTCTCAGAGGACTATGATGAAGAGCGCGCCACCGCGCACGTGCGGCGCGTGCTGGACATCGTGGCCTGCACGACGAGCTTTGGCGCGTCACCGACGCCTCCGCCGACTCCAGCGAAGGACCAAAGCCTCAAGCCCGACGCCTCGTCCGCAGTCCTCTCCGGTAAAAATTCGCAGGATAATAAGACCGCCAAGAAATCCACCGCCGCCAAGCCTCAAGGCTCTGCCGGAGCCGATAAGCGTGACGTGGCGGTCGACTCGGACGCCGAGCTGAGCCACTCTTGCCTCAAGCTCGGTTCCTTCTACGACTTCTTCTCTCTCGCTCATCTCACTCCCCCTCTGCAATGTAagcccttctctctctctctctctctctctctctctctctctctctctcagagacTGAGGGATAGTATTGTAATTTTGCTTAATCTGAGTGCCATTGGTGTGATTGTTGCAGTTATCCGAAGGGTGACGAAACGACATGTCGATGAGATTTCCGGCGATGATCACCTGTTTTCTCTTGAAGTAAGACCTTCTTCTACAATGGCATCTTTCACACTAAGAATtgatttattaggtttgaaattttgaaggttGAAAATTGATGTTATATGGTGGAAATGGTCAGGTGAAGCTTTGCAATGGGAAGGTGGTTCTGGTTGAAGCTTGCAGAAAGGGATTCTATAGTGTAGGGAAGCAGCGCATTCTGTGTCACAACCTCGTCGATTTGCTACGCCAGCTTAGTAGAGCTTTTGACAATGTTAGTTTGCCTAGTTATGCTTTCATAATGTGAAATGTGAGATGTTTGTCAGCTTTGTATTGATTATGTGCATGTTTATCTTGTTTTTTAGGCTTACGATGATCTGCTGAAAGCATTTTTGGAACGTAATAAGGTACACTACTGTTGTGCTTTATTTCGTGTGTTGGTTTTTGTTGCGGTGTTACTTGTGTGTTTTGTGATTAATTAGTTTTCTTTGGTTGTTTGCAGTTTGGGAATCTTCCCTATGGCTTTCGAGCAAACACATGGCTTGTACCGCCTATTGCAGGGCAGTCGCCTTCAGGTTTCCCTGCTCTTCCTGTGGAGGATGAAGCTTGGGGAGGAAATGGAGGGGGTCTAGGAAGGGATGGGCAATTTGATCTGATTCCTTGGGCTAATGAGTTTTGGTATATTGCATCTATGCCTTGCAAGACGGCGGAGGAGAGGCAGGTTCGAGATAGGAAGGCATTCCTTCTTCACAGCCTATTTGTTGACGTTTCCATTTTTAGAGCCATTAAGGCTGTGCAGCATGTGATGGCAAAGCCGGAATTAACATGTTCAGCTGCAAACAGTGAGGTTCTTTATACTGAGAGAGTAGGGGACCTGAATGTGATAGTAACAAAGGATGTTAACAATGCGAGCTGTAAGGTAGATACTAAAATTGATGGAATTCAGGCAACTGGAGTGGATAAAAAGAATCTAGCACAACGAAACCTTCTTAAAGGGATCACTGCTGACGAGAACACCGCTGCACATGTGAGTTATTGTATGGAATATTGTCGTTGATCAGTCCTACTCTCTTACAGTATGagattccttttttttattttttattttatttttatctcgGTTCATTTATGATAAGTCTTCATTAACATATGGGTGCAGGATGTCACCACTCTAGGTGTTGTCAATGTCCGATATTGTGGTCACATTGCAGTTGTGAAAGTTGAGGGCAAAGAAACTAAGAAAGTCGGTTCTCCATCCCAAAGCATTGACCTCCTTGATCAACCTGAAGGTGGTGCCAATGCCCTTAATATCAACAGGTACTCATTAATGTGTGATTATGTAAAGCTATCAACCATCTGTCATGGGGTTTTGTTAAATGAACCTAACTAGTGCCTTGATCCTTGCAGTTTGAGATTACTACTTCACACTACTACACCTTCAGAGCAGAATAAACTGGCATCACATGGGCAAGGTCTGGAACATGAAGAGCTTTCTGCTTCCTGCGCTTTTGTTGAGAAGCTATTAGAAGAAAGTCTTGCTAAGCTTGACAAAGAGGAGCTAGATTCTGATAGTTTTGTGAGATGGGAACTAGGAGCTTGCTGGATACAACACTTGCAAGACCAAAAAAATACAGACAAGGATAAGAAACCATTGGGTGGGAAGGCTAAGAATGAGATGAAGGTCGAGGGACTTGGGACACCTCTTAAATCCCTTAAGAACACGAAGAAGAAATCAGATGGAGCCAATATTAAAGTGCAGTCTGATAGCTCAAAGTCGCATGCAGATGGTGTTGTGGGAGAAGTAGAAAATGCTATAGGTTCTGTGGAATCAAAGTTTGAAACCAGTGCTAAAGAAAATGAGCTTGTGCTGACAGAGATGCTCTCTGACGCAGCCTTTGCTCGACTAAAAGAATCAGAAACTGGACTTCATTGCAAGGTAATACATAGTAGGTGTCACTAGAGGCTGTACggcatttatttatttgtttaatacCTATTGCTTGTTGCATGTATAAAGTTAATGTTCCTTGTGCTTGACAGTCTCTGCAAGAACTGATCGACTTATCTCAGAAGTATTACTCTGAAGTTGCTCTTCCAAAACTGGTAATGAAAAAATATTATTTGATTTATATTTCTTCTCTCCCTGTATGTAAGTATTATTATGAAGACTCATGTTTCTAGAATTTATCGTAAAATGCAGGTAGCCGATTTTGGTTCATTGGAACTTTCACCAGTTGATGGTCGAACTTTAACTGATTTCATGCATACTAGAGGTCTTCGGATGCGTTCTCTGGGGCAAGTTGTAAGTTTCTTTCTAAGTTATGGTTTTTACTTTACATGTCTTATAGATATACACCCCAGTAACTTCTTCCTGTGTCCTCAAAATTGTTGTATATGGTCTATTTCTTTTGAACTTTGAAACGTAGTTCTTGTAATATCCCATTTTTCAGGAGGTTCTTTTGATTTATGTTGCTTTGATAGTTTGATATATGTTataaatcaaaaaaaaaaaaaaaacaaagagaatgaTAGTTTCTCCGGCTTGCTCAGTACCACTTTTATTATGCATTTGTGACTGTTGGACAATGTTAAAACTTAACAAGCTTCCAATGTTTTTAAACATTAAACTATAAAAGTTAATTCTGCTCGTTTCACTTATAAATACCATTAACTTGCACTACCTCTCACATCCAAACTGGAATTCTCCAAAAATTTGAATATGTTTAGAGGATATGTAGAATGCTTCTTAGCGGGTTTGATATTGAATGACAATTGCTTTTTGTTGTCTTTAGGTCAAGCTATCGGAGAAGCTATCACATGTGCAGTCCCTTTGCATTCATGAGATGATAGTGCGAGCTTTTAAGCACATACTTCAGGCAGTGATTGCTGCTGTTAATAACACTGAGAAAATGGCTGCCTCGATTGCTGCTGCATTGAATCTTATGTTGGGGGCTCCAGAAAATGAAGAATTCAATAAGTCTTTCAATGTGCATTCCCTTGTGTGGAGATGGCTGGAAGTATTCTTGCGAAAGAGATATGGATGGGATGTTAGCAGCTTCAACTACAATGATGTGAGGAGATTTGCGATTCTACGTGGCCTGTGTCATAAGGTATATAGCATTAGTCAATGGATGGTAGATTCTAGATGGCCTGCATATATTAACATTGTCTAAGAAATTCACTTTATAAATCTATAAGGCTCATACTTGCAATCATGAATTTGCATTAAGCATTCTCTTTCCTGGCTTCCTTTTTCTTTGAATGCAGTGATCTCTATAATATCATTGTATACGAGGGTTAAGTTAtacaaatataatatttttgtgTCTCATTTAATTTCAGGATACTTGTACATAAAGATATTATTTATTGTGTAATTAATAACAAGAATTTGCGTATGGACTAAAATCAGAACACTGACATTCTGTTCTCTCTTTCCTGATTTTAGGTGGGCATTGAGATGGTTCCACGAGATTTTGATATGGAGTCTCCAAATCCATTTCAGAGTTCTGATATTGTCAGCTTAGTTCCAGTACATAAGGTGATGACTGGACATCAAATATTAGaatcatctttttcttttccactTGAGTTTAAGTTTTGAGTGGGTTCATCTTTTTTAATATTACTGtgtcttctgtttctttccagcaAGCTGCATGCTCTTCGGCAGATGGTAGGCAACTATTGGAGTCATCAAAAACAGCCTTAGATAAGGGAAAACTTGAAGATGCAGTTGCATATGGCACTAAGGTATGTGGTGCTCGAACAGTTTCTACTTCATTTGTTTATTAGTATTCTAGTTGCTGACTGACTATACTTTTTTGGCATTTGTAGGCTCTTGCAAAGCTGGTAGCAGTTTGTGGTCCATACCATCGAATGACAGCAGGAGCTTACAGCCTCCTTGCTGTAGTTTTATATCACACTGGAGATTTTAATCAGGTCTGTTGTTATCCCTTTTGTTTTGGTATTCCTGGAACATGCCTGACACCAAAAATGTTACCTTTCTTGATCAGTCTCTGTCCCTTAACCAACAATCGTTAGGGGATTGGAAACATGTGATAtactttcatatttttattgTTAAAGGCTGGGAGCAGCTTGTGCTTCTAATATGAAAAGAGCATCATGTTTCCCTTTCTCTTACTATTGTTTCATGCCAAGATGACCAACTATTTGTTAAAATCACAGGCTACAATTTATCAGCAAAAGGCTCTGGATAtcaatgagagagaattagGGCTTGACCATCCAGACACCATGAAGAGTTATGGGGATCTTGCTGTGTTCTATTACAGACTTCAACATACAGAGCTTGCTCTCAAGTATGGTCTTTTGCTTGTTTAAAGTGTTCTTTTCATATGGAATGTCTTAAAACTTATATGGGGAATCGTTTTTTGACTGCCAATTGGTTGCTTTGAATAAGTCACAATCTTATTGGTTCAAGCTCATGTTTTTGTATGGCACATCTCTTTGGACCCTAAAATTTGTTCATTTCTACATGACTAGATTTTGACATCATGATTCCTTCAACATATGGAACTGTCCAACTGGGTATTTGGCAATAACCAATTTTGTCTTGCTTTGCCAAAGTATCTCAATTATACAAAGAAAAACATAACAGGAGAGAGAAAGTCATAAGACTCATATCTGCATAGTGCATAGCATATAGTCACTGATATTTATGTTTTTCTGTCTTACTTTTCCCATGAGTAAAAGCTTACAATTGTTCCTTTTTTCTGATTCAGATATGTGAAACGTGCTCTGTATCTCTTGCATCTCACATGTGGACCATCTCATCCAAACACTGCTGCAACATACATCAACGTGGCTATGATGGAAGAAGGCCTGGGAAATGTACATGTTGCCCTCAGATATCTACACAAGGCTTTGAAGTGTAATCAGAAGTTACTTGGCCCAGATCATATTCAGGTTtccttttgtttgtttatttatttattttgtaatatatatttttatatataatttaGGCTGAAGCtagaattttctttattcagaTTATTGGTGATATGTTCTTAAAGATTCTATTTGATGCCCAGATGGAACATCTGAGTAGCAATAGTTGCAACACTGTGTAGTTGTGTTAACCTGGAGTCTTGGTTGTTTTTCGTTGTGGATGGGAATAGGAATTATGGAAAGGATTTCATAGATGGGCTAGAagattgtttcaaatgaatattTCAATCATATATAGaaaatttgattttggtttttcttttcctttattcCCCATTGCATTTCCATGCCAGTTATAGTAATGGTGAACAACTTGATTGTTAGGAGTTTCTCTTAGGTGGTAGTAAAGTCATTACTTCTAACTCTAACCATCTCCCAATAACAAAGTCTTTTTAACTAGCAGTATATTATAGGTCAGATGCTAGTCACTAGGCAGTTACTGGAAAAAAtgaggacttggttgtaacaagtAAACCACCTGTGAAACATTGTGCCATTTTGCATATGTGCTTACAGATGTGCTaccatattatttattttatatattaatttttttatttgcttaTTTACTTGAGAATTAAGTCATCTGAAAGTTAAAATCTCTCCAGACAGCGGCTAGTTACCATGCTATTGCAATTGCACTCTCATTGATGGAAGCGTACCCTTTAAGTGTTCAGCATGAGCAGACAACATTGCAAATTCTGCGTGCAAAGCTTGGACCAGATGATCTACGTACACAAGTATCTCTCTCATCTAGTCATACgttttttatttagttttattcAAGTATCATCTTCTCCAATGGTTGATCTTTACCATTTATATTTGAGATATTTGGTAAATACCTTCTTATcttgattaaattattattattattattattatttttcttgaaGTTAAACACTAAAAGTTTTGAGCATATCGTGCAGGATGCTGCTGCCTGGCTTGAGTACTTTGAGTCCAAGGCTTTTGAACAGCAAGAAGCTGCAAGAAATGGGACTCGAAAACCAGATGCATCTATAGCCAGCAAAGGCCACTTAAGGTTTGTTAGCAAGAACTGATATAATGGAACTTCGTTTAATACTCAAGTTGATATAATTTACTTTCTACTTTTCCGCACCATTGGAATCATCAGCTATCCATCTACCTAAATTTGATTGACGTGAAACAAAGACATGGATTGAATCTAATAATGGATCACTAAAATGGACTTTTCTCTAATTAAACATATCCTGCACTGAAACTTTTTCTTATTAGTACATATCTTTCTTAATACTTTTTGGTTTTCACAAAATTGGCAGCGTATCAGATTTGCTTGACTACATCAATCCCACTCATGATGCTAAAGGGAGAGATGCGGCAATGAAGAGGAAAACCTACATAACAAAGGTACGTTGGAGCCTTGACCATGTTcatgtttggttttgtttgccAATTTTATACACATCCTTAATGTAAATGGAATCTGGGATAAACTTAAATCAGTTTCTTGTTACCAATGTGTCCAATAGAAGATGAAATCTGCAAATTGGTCCAGACGTATTGGTTACTATGAAACTGATAGAAATGTTTCTCAAAATGGATCAATAAAATACTTTGATGGCAAGCTATATTTGACAGCCTCTCAGATTTGGAAAGGAAGACAGTCAATAGTCCAGTTGTGGGCGTTATGGAAACTTCTTTTTTGGTCTTGAAAACATTATGGAAATACCTCATCCTGCATTGGAATATTATTTGTTGTAATGCAACTTGTTAAGCTATTTCAATTTACTGTGCAGTTGAAGGAAAAATCCTATCAAACTATCAGCTCAGCAAGTTCTGACGAATCTTCAAAAGAAACCACAAAAGAGGTTTCAGACGAAGAAACACATACACTTGAACCAAGAGAAAGAACAGATCCCATCCAAGAAAACATCCCGGCTTCAGTTGAACC
Protein-coding regions in this window:
- the LOC133717142 gene encoding protein REDUCED CHLOROPLAST COVERAGE 1 isoform X1, which gives rise to MAPRNSRGKGKGGEKKKKEEKVLPVVMDITVNLPDESSVVLKQGISTDRIIDVRQLLSVNTETCNITNFSLSHEVRGKRLKDTVDVSALKPCVITLVEEDYDEERATAHVRRVLDIVACTTSFGASPTPPPTPAKDQSLKPDASSAVLSGKNSQDNKTAKKSTAAKPQGSAGADKRDVAVDSDAELSHSCLKLGSFYDFFSLAHLTPPLQFIRRVTKRHVDEISGDDHLFSLEVKLCNGKVVLVEACRKGFYSVGKQRILCHNLVDLLRQLSRAFDNAYDDLLKAFLERNKFGNLPYGFRANTWLVPPIAGQSPSGFPALPVEDEAWGGNGGGLGRDGQFDLIPWANEFWYIASMPCKTAEERQVRDRKAFLLHSLFVDVSIFRAIKAVQHVMAKPELTCSAANSEVLYTERVGDLNVIVTKDVNNASCKVDTKIDGIQATGVDKKNLAQRNLLKGITADENTAAHDVTTLGVVNVRYCGHIAVVKVEGKETKKVGSPSQSIDLLDQPEGGANALNINSLRLLLHTTTPSEQNKLASHGQGLEHEELSASCAFVEKLLEESLAKLDKEELDSDSFVRWELGACWIQHLQDQKNTDKDKKPLGGKAKNEMKVEGLGTPLKSLKNTKKKSDGANIKVQSDSSKSHADGVVGEVENAIGSVESKFETSAKENELVLTEMLSDAAFARLKESETGLHCKSLQELIDLSQKYYSEVALPKLVADFGSLELSPVDGRTLTDFMHTRGLRMRSLGQVVKLSEKLSHVQSLCIHEMIVRAFKHILQAVIAAVNNTEKMAASIAAALNLMLGAPENEEFNKSFNVHSLVWRWLEVFLRKRYGWDVSSFNYNDVRRFAILRGLCHKVGIEMVPRDFDMESPNPFQSSDIVSLVPVHKQAACSSADGRQLLESSKTALDKGKLEDAVAYGTKALAKLVAVCGPYHRMTAGAYSLLAVVLYHTGDFNQATIYQQKALDINERELGLDHPDTMKSYGDLAVFYYRLQHTELALKYVKRALYLLHLTCGPSHPNTAATYINVAMMEEGLGNVHVALRYLHKALKCNQKLLGPDHIQTAASYHAIAIALSLMEAYPLSVQHEQTTLQILRAKLGPDDLRTQDAAAWLEYFESKAFEQQEAARNGTRKPDASIASKGHLSVSDLLDYINPTHDAKGRDAAMKRKTYITKLKEKSYQTISSASSDESSKETTKEVSDEETHTLEPRERTDPIQENIPASVEPQHVVEEIPEENSNMSSSETHVEGEDDWHPVQRPRSAGSYGRRVKQRRAAIGKVYSYQKKYVDADMDYPSVKNTNQNSRYYLLKKRPTSHGSYTENQIANPSQGTKFGRRMVKAVAYRVKSMPLSTKVVAAESLSSSSEVSPNVSPHGIGPVKGSIVSLGKSPSYKEVALAPPGSIAKMQTVFPQSGIPDNHEHGIQRQEEKIIEIKGDSKPKAVVETILEEKKDPVLVSTDVLREKTGPVEKKEDTNSPEVKEDKNSLIFGTVDELGSSAVKFQEAAVDNVLVDGLPKSIDSAKEGLCENNPSGTSELHDSNSTLQGVDDLEASSLVTSADTRGLPNKKLSASAAPFNPSPSTRAAPVPMNIAIPSGAGSVPTIAPWPVNLNIHPGAATVLPTVNPMCSSPHHPYPSPPATPNIIQPLPFMFPPPYSQPQVVRTSTFPVTSAFHPNHYTWQCNVNPNVSEFVPTTVWHGCHPMEFSAPAPVVEPISDPSPLESKIQNDDSAPVLPVDIDNVGETKKEADILTSEATCNPIESVKEVGPDLCGVENAQNEPCDSPNGKVGSSAERTTDGEKTFSILIRGRRNRKQTLRMPVSLLSRPYGSQSFKVIYNRVVRGNDASKPISFSSSENCTATAT
- the LOC133717142 gene encoding protein REDUCED CHLOROPLAST COVERAGE 1 isoform X2 — protein: MAPRNSRGKGKGGEKKKKEEKVLPVVMDITVNLPDESSVVLKGISTDRIIDVRQLLSVNTETCNITNFSLSHEVRGKRLKDTVDVSALKPCVITLVEEDYDEERATAHVRRVLDIVACTTSFGASPTPPPTPAKDQSLKPDASSAVLSGKNSQDNKTAKKSTAAKPQGSAGADKRDVAVDSDAELSHSCLKLGSFYDFFSLAHLTPPLQFIRRVTKRHVDEISGDDHLFSLEVKLCNGKVVLVEACRKGFYSVGKQRILCHNLVDLLRQLSRAFDNAYDDLLKAFLERNKFGNLPYGFRANTWLVPPIAGQSPSGFPALPVEDEAWGGNGGGLGRDGQFDLIPWANEFWYIASMPCKTAEERQVRDRKAFLLHSLFVDVSIFRAIKAVQHVMAKPELTCSAANSEVLYTERVGDLNVIVTKDVNNASCKVDTKIDGIQATGVDKKNLAQRNLLKGITADENTAAHDVTTLGVVNVRYCGHIAVVKVEGKETKKVGSPSQSIDLLDQPEGGANALNINSLRLLLHTTTPSEQNKLASHGQGLEHEELSASCAFVEKLLEESLAKLDKEELDSDSFVRWELGACWIQHLQDQKNTDKDKKPLGGKAKNEMKVEGLGTPLKSLKNTKKKSDGANIKVQSDSSKSHADGVVGEVENAIGSVESKFETSAKENELVLTEMLSDAAFARLKESETGLHCKSLQELIDLSQKYYSEVALPKLVADFGSLELSPVDGRTLTDFMHTRGLRMRSLGQVVKLSEKLSHVQSLCIHEMIVRAFKHILQAVIAAVNNTEKMAASIAAALNLMLGAPENEEFNKSFNVHSLVWRWLEVFLRKRYGWDVSSFNYNDVRRFAILRGLCHKVGIEMVPRDFDMESPNPFQSSDIVSLVPVHKQAACSSADGRQLLESSKTALDKGKLEDAVAYGTKALAKLVAVCGPYHRMTAGAYSLLAVVLYHTGDFNQATIYQQKALDINERELGLDHPDTMKSYGDLAVFYYRLQHTELALKYVKRALYLLHLTCGPSHPNTAATYINVAMMEEGLGNVHVALRYLHKALKCNQKLLGPDHIQTAASYHAIAIALSLMEAYPLSVQHEQTTLQILRAKLGPDDLRTQDAAAWLEYFESKAFEQQEAARNGTRKPDASIASKGHLSVSDLLDYINPTHDAKGRDAAMKRKTYITKLKEKSYQTISSASSDESSKETTKEVSDEETHTLEPRERTDPIQENIPASVEPQHVVEEIPEENSNMSSSETHVEGEDDWHPVQRPRSAGSYGRRVKQRRAAIGKVYSYQKKYVDADMDYPSVKNTNQNSRYYLLKKRPTSHGSYTENQIANPSQGTKFGRRMVKAVAYRVKSMPLSTKVVAAESLSSSSEVSPNVSPHGIGPVKGSIVSLGKSPSYKEVALAPPGSIAKMQTVFPQSGIPDNHEHGIQRQEEKIIEIKGDSKPKAVVETILEEKKDPVLVSTDVLREKTGPVEKKEDTNSPEVKEDKNSLIFGTVDELGSSAVKFQEAAVDNVLVDGLPKSIDSAKEGLCENNPSGTSELHDSNSTLQGVDDLEASSLVTSADTRGLPNKKLSASAAPFNPSPSTRAAPVPMNIAIPSGAGSVPTIAPWPVNLNIHPGAATVLPTVNPMCSSPHHPYPSPPATPNIIQPLPFMFPPPYSQPQVVRTSTFPVTSAFHPNHYTWQCNVNPNVSEFVPTTVWHGCHPMEFSAPAPVVEPISDPSPLESKIQNDDSAPVLPVDIDNVGETKKEADILTSEATCNPIESVKEVGPDLCGVENAQNEPCDSPNGKVGSSAERTTDGEKTFSILIRGRRNRKQTLRMPVSLLSRPYGSQSFKVIYNRVVRGNDASKPISFSSSENCTATAT